Proteins from a single region of Geothrix sp. PMB-07:
- a CDS encoding acetyl-CoA hydrolase/transferase family protein: MDWQSIYQSKLTSAEEAVRAIQSGQRVVVGHAAGAPQQLLKAMVAQKERYQGVEMVHMLCLGDGGYLGEGMEEHFRFNGIFVGANNRKAVEEGRGDYTPCFFHEFPKLFQKQLPVDVALIQVSRPDENGFCSFGVSCDYTKPAAELAKVVIAEANDRMPYIGGDNLIHVSKLTHIVETSVPILELPLPKIGETEKKLGEYVASLVEDGSTLQLGIGAIPDAVLMFLKDKKDLGIHSEMFSDGLIDLVELGVVNGRQKSLHQGELVATFLMGSQRLYDFVNNNPLVKMYPVNHVNHPCVVMQNHKMVSINSCIEVDLMGQVASESIGLKQFSGVGGQVDFVRGVSMAEGGKSIIATPATAAGGKVSRIVPFLAHGAAVSTSRNDVDYIVTEYGIAPLKGLTLRQRALNLIAIAHPDFRESLMEEFHRRFAPAAAPAGV; this comes from the coding sequence ATGGATTGGCAGAGCATCTACCAGAGCAAGCTCACCAGCGCCGAAGAGGCCGTGCGGGCCATCCAGAGCGGCCAGCGGGTGGTGGTGGGCCACGCCGCCGGCGCCCCCCAGCAACTCCTCAAGGCCATGGTGGCCCAGAAGGAGCGCTACCAGGGCGTGGAGATGGTCCACATGCTCTGCCTGGGGGACGGCGGCTACCTCGGTGAAGGGATGGAGGAGCACTTCCGCTTCAACGGCATCTTCGTGGGCGCCAACAACCGCAAGGCCGTGGAAGAGGGCCGGGGCGACTACACCCCCTGCTTCTTCCACGAGTTCCCCAAGCTCTTCCAGAAGCAGCTGCCCGTGGACGTGGCCCTCATCCAGGTGAGCCGCCCCGATGAGAACGGCTTCTGCAGCTTCGGCGTGTCCTGCGACTACACCAAACCCGCCGCCGAGCTGGCCAAGGTCGTCATCGCCGAAGCCAACGACCGCATGCCCTACATCGGTGGCGACAACCTCATCCACGTCTCCAAGCTCACCCACATCGTGGAAACCTCCGTTCCCATCCTCGAGCTGCCTCTGCCGAAGATCGGCGAGACGGAAAAGAAGCTGGGCGAGTACGTCGCGTCCCTGGTGGAGGATGGCTCCACCCTGCAGCTGGGCATCGGCGCCATCCCCGACGCCGTGCTCATGTTCCTCAAGGACAAGAAGGATCTGGGCATCCATTCCGAGATGTTCTCCGATGGCCTCATCGACCTGGTGGAACTGGGTGTGGTGAATGGCCGCCAGAAGAGCCTGCACCAGGGCGAGCTGGTCGCCACCTTCCTCATGGGCAGCCAGCGCCTCTACGATTTCGTGAACAACAACCCCCTCGTGAAGATGTACCCCGTCAACCACGTGAACCACCCCTGCGTGGTGATGCAGAACCACAAGATGGTCTCCATCAACTCCTGCATCGAGGTGGATCTCATGGGCCAGGTGGCCTCGGAATCCATCGGCCTCAAGCAGTTCAGCGGCGTCGGCGGCCAGGTGGATTTCGTGCGCGGCGTCAGCATGGCGGAAGGCGGCAAGTCCATCATCGCCACCCCCGCCACCGCGGCGGGCGGCAAGGTCTCGCGCATCGTGCCCTTCCTGGCCCATGGCGCGGCGGTATCGACCTCCCGCAACGATGTGGATTACATCGTCACTGAGTACGGCATCGCCCCCCTCAAGGGCCTCACCCTGCGCCAGCGGGCGCTGAACCTCATCGCCATCGCGCATCCCGACTTCCGGGAAAGCCTGATGGAGGAGTTCCACCGCCGCTTCGCCCCCGCTGCCGCGCCCGCCGGAGTTTGA